One Mercenaria mercenaria strain notata chromosome 12, MADL_Memer_1, whole genome shotgun sequence DNA segment encodes these proteins:
- the LOC123533961 gene encoding serine/arginine repetitive matrix protein 2-like isoform X6: protein MERSFEDLLNGLSDESEPELDDMIVGDIDNTNLERRAQLRNKSLLESPDKSQRDIKPPSSDFTTPSKPLDLDFFSSTPMEKSAESPEVKVITPEVKVLTPDDEEVDKEEWAGEKHVTDTLNGETFDENDVVMRPKKDHRHDSVDGDDLNLEAIEDTNHLDVDVNKHKSALGKKGSMALRRKPSRKSRKSLLSSDDDAIFQDSTDSKPVSMTNGNDDDADDGYDLSPPAKKPSPAVMLPLPGMAGRPPSQRNSSADQDDDNAMDTKEVKRSSKPPPGAFVLPSLGKRPAIPQRSSNDATEKEPENKPAVFEKPALKSVKPVEKSPSPEQDHTPAYSRAGLRSSERQETEKKGGSEERDIMFQKPTLRSTPKPRPDKSPEEKMDTGVFEKPKLRSTPKPKWEQKHSEDKDIDVFEPKNLRSVQKQDADIVKESSSDKHVFDKPSLRSTGRRLESRGDSVKEETHSKMFDKPALRTTNKPSRTDSLNDSSEPSHTFDKPTLRSTNRTTVDKDTVDSSSHGTFEKPSLKKATPSPEKETKEFNEPKGIFDKPALRKTEGGKEREKPKASEKPDWLQQAANKHTKALEAIHTKENHHGHTEKETPSWLESSPLRKTRGQPLQDSSNGQSTSSSHADLRNTEDSGKQVTTPRSRNSSMSSENELERKRTPSTTGKESNNNYTPSWMRQTRSPSVPTPGVLGPAKSLPSLSSSNEVPQWKRELAQRRQSRKEKSPEEIPKKEESVEPDWKKGIQLRKTRNTAQPSKEVKSVEPEWKKAAEERHARLRSKSLQYTHLKLK, encoded by the exons ATGGAACGAAGTTTTGAGGATTTACTCAACGGTCTTAGTGACGAGTCAGAACCAGAACTTGATGATATGATAGTAGGTGACATAGACAACACAAATCTAGAG AGACGAGCTCAGTTGCGAAATAAG tctctGCTAGAAAGTCCAGATAAAAGTCAGAGAGATATTAAGCCGCCATCCAGTGATTTCACAACACCCAGTAAACCTCTAGATCTGGATTTCTTCAGCAGCACACCAATGGAGAAAAGTGCTGAGTCACCAGAGGTGAAGGTCATAACCCCAGAGGTCAAAGTCCTCACACCAGATGATGAGGAAGTTGACAAAGAG GAATGGGCTGGTGAGAAACATGTAACAGACACACTGAATGGTGAGACTTTTGATGAAAATGATGTTGTTATGAGGCCAAAGAAAGACCATAGACATGATTCTGTTGATGGAGATGACTTAAATCTAGAAGCCATTGAG GACACCAACCATCTGGATGTTGATGTGAACAAACACAAGTCGGCCCTTGGGAAGAAAGGCTCGATGGCACTGAGAAGAAAACCTTCGAGAAAGTCACGCAAGTCTCTGTTATCAAGCGATGATGATGCCATCTTTCAAGATTCTACTG attCGAAGCCTGTGTCTATGACAAACGGcaatgatgatgatgctgatgacgGGTATGATTTATCTCCCCCTGCCAAGAAACCAAGCCCAGCTGTGATGTTGCCTCTCCCTGGCATGGCTGGACGG CCCCCATCTCAAAGAAATTCATCTGCAGACCAAGATGATGACAATGCCATGGATACAAAGGAGGTTAAACGTTCTTCCAAGCCACCCCCAGGGGCTTTTGTTCTTCCTTCTCTTGGTAAACGCCCAGCTATACCACAAAGATCTTCGAATGACGCCACAGAGAAGGAACCAGAGAACAAACCAGCTGTTTTCGAGAAGCCGGCACTGAAGTCTGTTAAACCAGTAGAAAAAAGCCCATCTCCGGAACAAGACCACACACCAGCTTACAGTCGAGCTGGACTACGTTCTTCTGAGAGACAGGAAACAGAGAAGAAAGGTGGCAGTGAAGAAAGAGACATTATGTTCCAGAAACCAACCCTGAGAAGCACACCAAAACCAAGACCAGATAAATCTCCCGAGGAGAAAATGGACACGG GGGTGTTTGAAAAACCCAAATTGAGGAGCACACCTAAACCAAAATGGGAACAAAAACACAGTGAAGATAAAGACATTGATGTATTTGAACCTAAGAATCTTAGGAGTGTCCAGAAACAAGACGCTGATATAGTTAAAGAATCCAGTAGTGATAAACATGTGTTTGATAAACCAAGTTTACGAAGTACGGGTCGAAGGTTAGAAAGTAGAGGTGATTCTGTGAAAGAGGAAACCCAttctaaaatgtttgataaaccagCTCTTAGAACTACAAATAAACCTTCAAGAACAGATTCTTTAAATGATAGTTCTGAACCTTCTCATACGTTTGATAAACCAACTCTGAGAAGCACAAACAGAACTACTGTGGATAAAGATACAGTGGATTCATCCTCACATGGAACATTTGAGAAGCCATCTTTAAAGAAAGCAACCCCATCTCctgaaaaagaaacaaaggaATTTAATGAGCCCAAAGGAATCTTTGATAAGCCTGCACTAAGGAAAACAGAAGGTGGTAAGGAGAGAGAAAAGCCTAAAGCTTCAGAGAAACCTGATTGGCTTCAGCAAGCTGCAAATAAACACACCAAAGCGCTGGAAGCTATTCATACAAAAG AAAATCATCACGGCCATACAGAAAAAGAAACACCATCATGGCTGGAGAGTTCCCCGCTTAGAAAAACGCGTGGTCAACCATTGCAAGATTCAAGTAACGGTCAGTCAACAAGCAGTAGCCATGCAGATTTGAGGAATACCGAGGATTCAGGGAAACAAGTAACCACACCAAGATCGAGGAATTCCTCAATGAGCTCAGAAAATGAACTAGAAAGAAAAAGAACTCCCTCAACTACAG GGAAAGAAAGCAACAACAACTACACTCCAAGCTGGATGAGACAAACACGATCCCCGTCGGTACCCACTCCTGGTGTGCTGGGTCCAGCAAAATCCCTTCCATCTCTGAGCAGTTCAAATGAGGTTCCACAATGGAAGAGAGAATTAGCTCAGAGGAGACAGAGCAGGAAGGAAAAATCTCCAGAA GAAATACCTAAGAAAGAAGAATCTGTAGAACCAGACTGGAAAAAAGGAATTCAGCTGCGTAAAACTAGAAATACTGCTCAGCCTTCTAAAG AGGTTAAATCGGTTGAACCCGAGTGGAAGAAGGCGGCAGAAGAAAGACATGCGCGGCTCCGAAGTAAGTCACTGCAGTACacacatttaaaattgaaatga